A segment of the Calonectris borealis chromosome 10, bCalBor7.hap1.2, whole genome shotgun sequence genome:
CTCCAATTATGCCACCTATAGTCTTAGCTCAGACATTTAACCTAACAATGAATTACAGCCCCCAGAGTACTCGAGCTTGTACCTAGGAGCTGGACCGTCATGGGCCACcaatgtggttttggtttttaaacttgTATCACTGAGGTAACATTGTACAAAATAAGCTAAAACAAGTCTGTTTACATAGTTTACATATTACAGAACACTAGATGACTGCAAGAGCCACTAATTGCAGGGTATTTTCCATTCACTGGTACTTTTACTAGTGCAAtacttaactttttttaataatacgTTTAACCAGAAAGAGTATAAATGTTAAACATGGCAATTTCATCCTTCATGGTCTTTAGCACTTGACTTTCACTTCTCAATTCATCCCTACTGTGGAGTAATGCAAAATTCTGCATGATGCAAATAGCTATTGCTCTGTTTGAAAACTCGTTTTCCCTTAAGTGAGATTTTTACTGTGATAATCAGCAACCCTTTGAAACTCTACAGCTGAATACAAAATTTGCCTTCAGCAAACATTCAAGTTCAAGCatattttttgaagttaaataGTATGCTGCTCCATTTGGGACCCGTATTGTGTATGGGTTATGAGGGACAATCATACTATAGGGAAAGAGATCCTGCATAGCTGAAGTAGctggctgtttggtttttttttttaaatagtctagCTTTCTATATTTCAGAGGTCattcttgagaaaaaaattatagccttttccttctccttaatTACCTTCCACATTCTCTTTCTGAACAGACGAGCCCAGCCTATGAGAGGTATTTGAAGCCACTTCTTCACAACACGCTATCGAAATTATGAAGACCATGATCTACATGAAGGCCACACATTTCCTCCTGTTCTTTGTGCAGCAGTACATTCATGAAGCATCAGTAATGACTAATCAGAATTAATAATCAGTTGCTTACTCGCAGTTGCAACAAGTAGGAAACAAGATTCTTAGCCAGCCATTTCCATTTAATCAAACAGAAGCCAAACAATGCTGAGTGGTACCCACTGCTATGAGGCAATCTAGTCAGAAAAAGCCTAAGGTTTGCTGTTTTCTAACCTGAAGTGCCCCGAGAGCATCAAAACCATGCCATTTGGCTTTCTTACTCGTTTTCTAAATCCACTATATGACGattaaggggaggaaaaaaaaaaacaaaacaccacacattACGAGCTCTCCCTCAGTGTGTTATAACTGTATAGTGCcttcaaaaaaaacaaacaccaaaaaaagaccaaacctcaccaaaaaaaccccaccactttaCTGAAAAACCCAAGGAAAGTAAAATTATGGTCCTTGGTTTCTAGGAGCACTTGCTCTCTTAGATCAAGAAGTATATTAGAAAGTACATCTGTTTGGACAATTAAAATAGCTCTTAACTTGCTCAGCAGTGGAGTTTTCCTGGCTAATAAAGATTCAGACAAAGCTGATGCCAACTCCAATCTGCAGAATTTACTTTCCCATTAATAGAGCCGCTCATATTGTCTTTCTGTAAATCTTGGGCTCCAATAAAGTGTATTATTTGGAACACTGCTTCTCTAATTATTATACTTTATAATTATGGAAAGGGCAGGCTGATTCAGGCCAGTTATTAATTTGCTAGTAAATTAAGCGTTGCAAAGAACATCTTGTGATTATAATTCAATGCCAGTTAACACAGATATTTCTTACCACGCGTtgcaggaaggaaacaaaagctgaaCTGATGAAGCTCAGGAAAGCGGTTGTTTCACCCCTTACAGGAAGAATAAAGCTCTTACTGCCTCTTATTGCAAAAGTCAAAACCCCTACAGCATATGAAGAGGGGGAGACAAAATATGACAAATGCACCCCTGAGGCAGGCCCTCTGAGTGAGAGATGGGATGGAAAGCTCCCGCCTTCAAGAACCAGCAGCTACCATAGAAATCCAGACCCCCTCTTACATCCCCAAAGAGCTGTGCTCCGCACAGCCCAGAGAGCAAAGCAGGTGTGGTGACAAGAACACTTGTGACAGGAACTTCATGGGAGAACGTGATCCATTCATCAAAATGGGTATCAACTCTCTTACTCCCAACAGCATTCAAGGTAGAGCATAACCAGAAATTCTATTAATAACTATGACAAAATGCCCAAGATAAGCAGAAACAGCTAATCAAAATTGAGTAAAACCACAGAGCTTCAGTGCCTTGAGTTGAACATCATTAGAAACAGCACTCTACAgtcaaaattatatatataacatCACCAGATAATCGCTGACAAACCAGACAATGCTACTTAGCAGCTACAAGTATTTAGGCTCTGTgttccctccatccctgtcccttTAGCCGGTACAAATACTTGCCGTCCTTTTGTTAGTCCTAATGCAGTTTTCAAAACACAGGCTTTTTCTATAATGAGGAGAGTTGAATCAACTGATtaagagaaaaaggaacaaagtACATCAGTAATGGAGGAGAATGGAGCCCTACCTGAGCATCTGAACTACTCTGCAGAACGGAAAAACAGGTTTTGGGCAgctttggttggttggttgggttgggtttttttaagtatcagagttctagaagacaaaaaaaaatacaaaatagtattctgtatttcacatttttattagctTCTTGCTGGCAGGCATTACATTTGGGAATAATATTGCACCAggcattaaaaatatgaattctACCACAGGGACATTTTGCATTTAGAATCcaatataaatatttctaatcATATTTCCATGGCTACAGATAATATTTGGTTGCTTGATTTATATGCATAGAAATAAACAGTTGTCATAACTGTAAGAAACTGTACTTATCAAGTACTTTTAAAGGATGGGATTTGTTTTCCTAGAATATTACAATACTGTTTATTGATTTAGAAACTAAATTAGTCTACATGATAGCAGCTTTTCCCCAACTGCATCTtaaattctgtttgtttcttgctCCCAGTATCGTAGCATTAGATGGATTAGAAACCTTTTAAATGGAGGTAATTTTAGCACTTTAAGTTGCATCAGAGAATTGTGTTAATGACACAAAATACCCTATTGTACTAATTCCTCGGACTCCCTCTTTCAAACAAAAAGGTGTCTTGACTGAACAGGCACatgcatgtttttttctgaacaggaCAAAAGGACAGAGCTGCTAGAGAATGAAACTCCTCCAGTCCTTACTGATAAACAATAAATAGTCGtataaaaaaaaagcccacattgTTGCGTTAGTCAAAATCCAGACTTTCTTGGGTTTACTGTCCAATTAAGTTGCTAATCACTGAAGTGGCTCCTGTTGGAGTCAGAATCAGTCATCTGTTTTCCGTGCCAGTCTACAGAAAGTCCAGTTATGCTCCACTGTGTTTTCATTGGCACGCTCGCTCATATGATGAACTCTGGTATTCCTGATCGTGAAGCCTTGCTTTGTGATGTACTCCATCAGATGGACTCTGAGCGACACTTCCTGGTGGTAATCGCATGGCCCAAAAGTGAAGGAAACCTGGCAGTCCCTGGTGTCCATCATATGCTTATTCCACTTTGTGAAGTGGTTTGAAATGCCTTCCAGTAACGAATGGACTTTCGTCGTGATAGTGAGTTGTGTGATGATTACAGCCACCGGGTTGGAGTACTTGGAAAGCTTCCGGGTGCTGGACAGCTCCACCACCTCCTCAAAGGTATCCACGGGATACAGTGGCTTGGGGTCATTAAGACACTGAATTAGCGGTTCAATCTGATAGAAGTCCGCTTCCTTCCGAAGTAGGTCGAACTCCTTGAAGTCCAGTGGCAAAGTGAGCTCTGAGGTCCTTAAAAAGTTAAGAACATAACGGAAAAGTGGTCCATCTCTGTCAATAAAGTAATTGCCCTGAGAGTCCCTGGCAGTGGGGAAGTCTCCCCTGAACATGGCCCCAAGCATTGAATCAGGATATCTCGTTAGAGTTGTAAGGGATGTCGTATACATGTGTCCACCCACATTTAGCGTGACTGGATCAGTCATCTAGAAAGAGAGAAATTGCAGAGTTTATCAAGCCACCACAAGAAGATTCAATCACCTCACTGACACACATGGCAAATACTGTTTGAAAACTGCAGGTCTGGAGAGAATCACGCTTCTCCCATTTGAAGCCTTTAAGTGGTGTTTAAACCCGAACAAATCCAAGCCACCTAGCAACAAGGCACAACTGGCAACTAGACAGGATGATACTTAACATTCAGAACGCGCATTTCCAGAATGCTTTAGAAATCTTAACAACTGAGCTACTGTCACAGAAGTAAGTTTTGCATTTGGGCAACAAGTTTTCTTCCTATTCTACAGATGGGGAAATGAGAACAGAGAGATTTCCTGAAGAACAAGTTAGTCTGAATGAGGCCCATCAGTGCTCCTTACTTTCACAATCTGTTCCTCAttctagaacaaaaaaaagaaagaaggggaaaaaaaaaaaatcagctgaacaAGTCTTaagcctctctctccccccttcaAAAGAGGATGACAGTGCAGTTTAGACACAGGACCAAGAGCTCACAATCAAAATAATCCAAGCACTGGTTAAGAGGCATCatcaaaacaagcaaataaaaaagaactttCAGCTCTTAActctaaaaagaaatatttattagcaaATTAGCATGCTGCATAGAAGAAGGCGGCAGAGCACAAACCAGTCTGCATCAGCTTCCAGATAGCACATGAGgaagcaagagagaaaggaaCATAAATCCCATCTGGCCACCAACCCTAACAACCAGGACTGAGGCCAGCCAGAGAAAAGAGATGTATGCATGGCAGCAGAATGTTTagataaagaggagaaaaataagatgcATTTGTTTAGTTTGAAACAGGgtttacaaggaaaaatatttttctttttaaataaaatgacaaagtCCTTAAAATTATATGCAGGAAGCACAAACTACTTGCAGCCTTTGTGTGTTAGGAAAATGGTAATAGTGAGCTTAAGGCGTCAGTTAAGTACTCACTGATTGTACCTAGGAAATACGAATCTGAGCTCTCCCCACAAATAGCATGTGAGGTGAAGCACTCCAGAGAATGTAAGCAAGCTGTCATAACACGCACCGTTTTTCTTCTCACATGAGTGAAGCTCTGGATCTACACAAGACAGATCTGGAAGGATTGTTACCACATGATCTTGAAAGCCCAGTTGTACCGCACAGCGCACGCTCACACTGGCTCACTTACCATATATCCCCAGTCTCCATTATCCATCTGTTCAATTGCTTGAACCGTGGTATTCCAAGTTTAACAGAAGGCTGTTGAAAGGATACGCAATTCACCTCTTATTATctccctgcagaaaaaaatcacacacaaaaacacaaaacaaagaacaaaacatggCAGACCATCAGTACCTACAAGAACAACCGAGGGGAATGCTTTCTAATCAAAGGCAGGCTCTCTGCCAGGAGAGCATTCAGCTACAAAGCCACATTAGCAGGAGAATCTACAAACGAgcttttccctccttctcccttcacGCTACCCACAGGACTGCCTCTGGAGCACACGGGTAATCACTCCACCAGCTGTCTGACCATCCCAGTTTCGTTAAATAGCAAGCAATGCGCCTCTGAGGATAATGCATGTTCACAAACGGACTACCTTTCACCTGGGAAACTGTGAGTACTTTGACAGACAGATGTCcttttcccaattaaaaaaaagtttatttagtCACCATTGAGATCATACATGTGATCCATTAATATTAGTCAAAATTCTCATGCTCCAGTTTCAAACTGTGCAGAAGAATAAATCAAGCATGAAAGTCAatgaacagtaagaagaaaagaaaaaatctcactGCGGAATTAATAATTCAGTAGTGGAGAACTGCAATTGATAGCAAGAACATTAATCTACAGACAAAGAGTACGAATGGACTtcacagacacatacacactCTGGAAAGAAATTCTTTAGGGACAAGCCAGAGGACATCAAACACGTTTTCAACAACGCTCCAGCAAAAGCGATCTGAGAAGTGGTTCATGCTGTAACTTCCCAGAAGATGCTGAACTGCTGACTTGCATAACAAGGGGACTCTCTCCACTCAAGCGCAGCAAGGGAAATCCACAGCCCTGCTTGTGCAACTCAAGCAGGGGGAAGCAACGACCCCAGACACCACTGGAGATTTTCCAAAGgcggccaaaaccagcacaccatgTCAAGTGATGCAGGGACAGGGAGGCCAGTTGTCAGTAAGCCTTTATCCCTACCCAGAGCCTGCCTCTCTGCTAGAATTGCTGAAAATTTAGGTCAGTCTGTTTTAAGTAGGGTACAGCTTCtcagctttgtttatttttacatcttaAAGACCACACAGTTAACAAGACTTCTGCTCCCATCCTCTTTACCAGCAAACTTCAACAGACAGTCACCCAGCTAAAAGCAGCATGAATATTTAGCCGAGCCAGAGCCCTACATTCCAAAACAACTGAAGGTTCACGGTTAATTCCCACCCAAAAAGATTACTTGCCCTTTTCATTCCTAGCAAACGAGGTCAGTCTCATTCACCACAGAACAAGGCAGCACAGCCCACCTCTCTGGGCTCTGCTACCCTACCCAAACCCACAGCCTGGGCACAAGAGCGTCCAGGAGGTCAGGCCTTCGGGGGCCGGCAGCACGAGCACAGCCTCAGCTGCATCTCAGATGTATTAAAGAGTAGAAAAAACAACATCAGCATACGAAAATCGTGAGGTCAGACAACAGAAGATTAAGGAATACCAAGATACAGAACTAGTCATACCAGgatgctctttttaaaaattagagaCAGAGCATGCCTCAAGAAAGTACATTAAAGCACAGTCCCTGACAGCAGATAAACCTGGAATGCCAGCTCTTTTGCCAacctctgtaattattttttttaactgctcaCAAATCAAGAAGTGAATTCattcaggttttctttatttGGAATTGTTATTCAAGTACAGCTCATTAACTTTTATCAACAGCCCACACCTTTTAAACTCCAGCACTTATAGGTGTTGTTCTGGTCAAGTACAACACCAGTACAACATGCAGATGCATTAAAACCATAGGAGAGACTGGTACAGGTTTCTGATATTCAAGGAAAACATTCACTTGAAAGTGAAATGATGCAGCCAGACAGAAACTTCACTGGTAATCATGATAGAAGAGATTTGCAGTCTTAATAAAATTAAGTGGAATTACACATTTAGAATATTTCAAAGACAGACAGATGTCCGTCAGAGCTATTTAAACTGGTGGACAGATACTATGTTATTTTGGTCAGCATCTAAGTCCACACTACAGATGAATCAAGACTTTCTTTATcagggaaagaaacagatgaCACCGCCTGTCTGTATGAAGGCATGAACTAATCTTTGATCACAGCACTGCTACGTAACACCAGAGTGAATAATTTACGAGAGCAATTAGCTGAAACAAACCCAGCCCTCAACATATAAGCAGCATCGAGAAGTCACACTGACCTTTGTGTAGGGACTCAGAATCACTAGGCACGCACAAACCTCCCTGGCTGAGCCAGCACTGGAGCAAGATGCACAACGCAAAGGGATGATACCAAAAGGCCATCCTAAAATGCCCGAGTGTGATCACAACTACCCGCTGCTACCCTCATCAGCCTGGGAGCTCTGGATTTCTAGACAATTTCACAGGCAAAAATAGCTCTGTTCAGGTACAACCTGAGATAAGAACTAGCAAACCACATCACAACAAGGGTGGGGACGTACGCCCTTTCAACGATGCTTTAAATTCTTCCTGAATGAAATACAGTGCAACAGAGGGGGTGGGCAGACACTCACTCCATCCGTACCCCGGGATGGGCAGCCTCCAGCCAGCTCTTGTCCCTGTGTCACACAACAACATACCGCACCCAGGGACAGCCTCGCTACGTGGCTACTCGTGTCCAGACAGCAGATAACAGACAACATGCAGCCGTATCCCAAGACAGCCTGCCTTTAACAACCATAAGAAATACTCATTTAAGATGAAATTCAGCCAGACAAACTGCTGACACCATTTAAGCCAAACAGGATGTCATCCTCTGGTGAGAGCAGAAGTGCACTGATTATGTCAAACCACAGTTAAGCTGCTTCTGCGAGCAGGGAGCATTAGCATGGTCATCACAGCTGCTGCCGTAGCCCAGCACCGAGTACATCCAAAATGAAAAGCGAGTACCTTTGAAGAAAAGCACTCAAGTCATCATTTTATACTTAATACACCAAACTGAATACCTGCATTTATAAAATGCTCACTCTTATTTCATATACTATGACTCAGAGGATTACAAGGCTATTTACCAGCAACACTACTGCAACAGGTAGTCCCATTAACTTCAGCAGGGCTTCTCCCAGAACAGAGCTGCTAACGTGCAACCATTTTGCAAGCTGAaattcagagaaagcaaatgagagtCAGCTGAACGTCTGCATAtgcgaacacacacacacacacacacacgtgggcTCAGGACAGGCTAGGGGATGCCAGCAGCACTGCCAAGCTTTTGCACTGCTGGGACCACATGCGCTGCATTTGGTCAAGGCCACAGGCTACACACCGCGCCGGGAGAAAATCAGAGTGTTTGTGTCATGTGCAGTTACTTAAAGGAGGAGCACCTAACAGTTAAAAGTCAAGAGGCACACACCACTGATTTGCTCTGAATGTTTTCCATCTAGGTTTTCCAACAAAAGAATTAAAGGATTTACTGGTGGCACTAGTCTTTAATGGACAGATTGGTATCAATATTACAACACAAGCTGTTTAACCTCCACACAAACTGTTTAACCTCAATAGTTACCTTGGATTTCTAGGTCAGTATAGAGTTGACAAGAATTCTACAAATGGCAACTTAAAAATTGAAACGAGCAAAGCTAGGACTCTGCTTATACAGATAAATATACTTGGTATTTCAAGCTACTCACCCACTTAGTGAGCTCCCTGCTTCTCACATTTAGGTCTccaaagatgagaaaaagaaactcCTGCCCTCAGCACAGCTATGCTGTACATGGATCGCTCTATTCCCCAGCTAGTCGTAACATTTGAAAGGCAAGTTTTTATTGTAAATCATTATCGGTGACTCACCTGAACTGACAAAAACTAAGCTAGCACCAGTGATGACTGTACTCCACCAACTGTACAGCGAGACTATAGTCTGCAGATCAAATCCATGAGGATCCAGCACCGTGCTACCCTAACCAAGGGACCAAGGAGGAGGCAAGCTCTTAAAACAACCAGTTACCGAATCTTCTAATAATTCAGCCGATCAGCTTCACTAAAGAAAGCATCCATCACCTTCTACACATGTCAAGTTTATAATGACTAacacagtttattaaaaattaacttagttcttgcttttctttagttGCTTTTTACCAATACTTAGTCTTCACCTCAGGCAGGAGGGAAAAACGCTCACGCTAGCCACTCAGCATTTTCACTCCTTTATGTCTAATTGCTTCGCTATAAAGTCCAAGCTCCTGAagtttccttccctcccctgagGAGCTCTATGACATCCTGGTTTAAGTCCAGGTTCCAAACTTGTATTAACTGCTACTTGTTTGAAATGCCCACATCACGATGTTACTTTGGCCCTCCTCTCATGAGAGCCGAAAGAAGACACTTGTATCTAGCCTGGTCCtgctggctctgtgctgctgaAAGAACCCCAGGCACCCAGGCTTTCAGCACCCATGACAACAGCTGGGTTTTACCCATGTATGTTGCTTCTGTGAAACTCACTGGTAGTTGTCTGCGTGTGGAAATGTGTCTCCAAATAGTTTTGGAGGAAGGCAACTATGAGAAACACTGAGCCTCCCTGCACACACCAAGAGGGCTCGACATGTGCATGGATCAAGGAGCAACAGCAAGACAGGGGCAGAAATCCTTCCTGCGAGGACAGCCCAGAGAGGGGCCAGGCCTGCAGCAAGAGCCGGGAAGTGCCAGTTTCTATCACAGAGGAGCCAGAGAGCTCGTGGTGGAAGATCCTCTCCCCAGGATCACAATGATTCAGCAAAGATGCTGGAAACAAACCCAGACATTTTGCCTCCCCCCCTGCAAGTGACCCAAGCGCCCAgaccctcacccccaccccaaaccagtgtcccagctctgcctcctctccccagtgGGACAGGAGGACCCACTCCCATTCCCGCGTGGGGCAAGACCCACGTATCCCAGACCCTCCCTGCTACAGATCACTGCCGGGCACCCCGGCTCCCACCCCGGCATCCTCcccgctccttcccccagcccagccgggaaCAGGACCCAGGCACTAGCTGTCTCACCCCCACCCTAACCCCGGGGCTCCGGCATTCTGCCCCACAGCCCTCGCCCGGCACCGAGAAGGCGCCGggaccccagccccgcgccctgcccctcacccccaccccggACGCGGCCGTCCCGCCTTAACGCGCTCCCCCAGAGGGTGCGGGCACCCCGCCCCACACGGGCCCCGGGCGCCCGGCCCCTCAGCGCTCCCCCGAACCAGGGCAGGCCCCGCGCCCCCACCCCacagcggcccggcccggcccggcactcACGGGCGCAGCTCCCGGCGCTGAGAcagagcccggcggcggcggggacgacTGAGCGCGAGCCCGGAGTTGAGCCGCCGGCGCGGGCGGAGCGAGGGTGTGTCCTAATCAAGCCccgcccccaggccccgccccctccggtcggtgtgggggaggggcgggcgccgccgggccgcGAAGCGCCTCAGCGCCGCCCCCGTTCACCTCAGGGCCGCCAGCCGGGTGGCCGCGCTCGGCGCCCGCCTCGGCCCtgcggccccgcgcccggccgcaGCGTCACCGAGGGGGTTGGGAGGGGCCCGGCCCGGACAGCCCCGTCGCCAAAAGGGGAAGCCGTGGCGGCGGGTGGGGCGCTCGAGCCCGAGCCATGCGCCTCCCCGTCAACGCAGGGCGGGCGCACGGTTGTCCCCAGCgggcccagccgccgccgccgccgccgccgccgccgcgggggacCGGAAGTGGCGTGTAAGAGCCGCGCCGCCCGCCTGCCGCCGTCGCGCGCGCAGGTTCTCGCGAGAGCGCGAGGGGGGGCGGAGCGAGGCCGCTGGCAAggcgcgcgggggcggggcctcatCGTCACTGGCGGCGCGCGGCGGCCCGTTCCCTCCGCGCTAGAGGACACGGCCAAGATGGCGGCGTGTGCGGCGGCACTGCGGCACCTGGCGCCGCTGGGCACCCGCCTCCCGCTGcagggccgcgccgccgggcggctgctgcagcagcgcagggggatccGCCTCTCCACGCCCGCCCCTATACAGGTAGCGGGGCCGCCGCAGGGAGGGGTACCCGGAaagaggggttgggggggaaggggCTCGTCCCCCTCGAGGGAAGTGTCCGGCCCCAGGGGTGCgaggcggccccggcgcgggtgGGCGGTGAGGTGCGGTGAGTCCCCGCGTCCCTGGCGTGTGGGGAGCCCGGTGGCTGCGGGCcgtgcccccaccctgcccggcTGCTGGTGTCTCGCAGGTGACGGTGCGGGACGCGCTGAACCAGGCGCTGGATGAGGAGCTGGAGCGGGACGAGCGCGTCTTCCTGCTGGGCGAGGAGGTGGCGCAGTACGATGGCGCTTACAAGGTGCGTGGATGCCGTTACCGGGCCGGGAAAGGGCCTCAGGTGGGCGCTGACTCCTCTCTCCTGGCCTGCAGATCTCCAGGGGTCTCTGGAAGAAATACGGGGACAAGAGGGTGATCGACACCCCGATATCAGAGGTATGGCTGCCCCTGTCTCCTACCCTGGCGATCCCTTCGTCCGCCGCTCCCCGGTGCTTACCCTTGGTTTCCTGCTCTTTCAGATGGGCTTCACAGGAATCGCTGTCGGTGCTGCTATGGTTTGTAAATTTGCATTCCTTTACTTCTGAATTAAACATTTAAACTATTTTCATGTAAAAACACACTAATACGTGTTTCAATATATTTAATAGGCAGGGTTGAGACCAGTGTGTGAATTCATGACGTTCAACTTCTCCATGCAAGCAATTGATCAGGTTATAAACTCTGCTGCCAAGACCTGTTACATGTCTGCAGGATCAATCGCTGTTCCCATTGTCTTCCGGGGCCCCAACGGGGCATCAGCTGGAGTCGCCGCTCAGCACTCACAGTGCTTCGCGGCTTGGTACGGGCACTGCCCAGGACTGAAAGTTGTTAGTCCTTGGAGCTCAGAAGATGCCAAAGGTCTGCTGAAAGCATCAATCCGGGACGATAATCCAGGTGAACACAGGCAGATCACGGCAATACCTAGCTCTCGATCCAGAAAAGAGTATctgtttttccctcctgccccatttaaaacaaaaaaatgattgTTAAACCCTAAAACACTTCAGGCTGTTTTACTGCAGCTTTAGGGTACTTACAAAGGCACAGAAGTATTGATTCAGATACTTAACTTTTTCCTAACAGGCACTTGGCTTGCTAGCAGTAGACTAATTTTATGCTGTTGCCAGCTACATCCTTAATGCTAGTTTTACCAATCAGGAAACTTAGAAGAAGCATTTATGAATCTATCATGAAGGAGTTAAAAAGGATGAAGATGAGTCAGGAGTTCTTGCATATACAGTGTCTGACTGTAAGTCATTTTTACAGATCATGAAATTCAGACGATAAATTCAGAATGGCATTAATTAAAAGCAGGGCCACCTTCGTCTTTATTTCTTACAAACTTGCATGCAGAATCTGAGACCTTTCTAAAAGTATCGATTCTACTGTTATGTACCAAAAGTTAAATACCTGATCTCATTTAAAACTAACTtcagacaatttttaaaataattcagtactGAAGTAaagtctctgatttttttttttctttagtaattgCTTCTTGCAAACG
Coding sequences within it:
- the PDHB gene encoding pyruvate dehydrogenase E1 component subunit beta, mitochondrial, encoding MAACAAALRHLAPLGTRLPLQGRAAGRLLQQRRGIRLSTPAPIQVTVRDALNQALDEELERDERVFLLGEEVAQYDGAYKISRGLWKKYGDKRVIDTPISEMGFTGIAVGAAMAGLRPVCEFMTFNFSMQAIDQVINSAAKTCYMSAGSIAVPIVFRGPNGASAGVAAQHSQCFAAWYGHCPGLKVVSPWSSEDAKGLLKASIRDDNPVVMLENELLYGVPFEMSEQAQSKDFVVPIGKAKIERQGTHITLVSHSRPVGHCLEAAAVLAKEGVECEVINLRTIRPMDIETVEASVVKTNHLVTIEGGWPQFGVGAEICAKIMEGSAFNYLDAPAVRVTGADVPMPYAKILEDNCIPQVKDIIFAVKKTLNI
- the KCTD6 gene encoding BTB/POZ domain-containing protein KCTD6, giving the protein MDNGDWGYMMTDPVTLNVGGHMYTTSLTTLTRYPDSMLGAMFRGDFPTARDSQGNYFIDRDGPLFRYVLNFLRTSELTLPLDFKEFDLLRKEADFYQIEPLIQCLNDPKPLYPVDTFEEVVELSSTRKLSKYSNPVAVIITQLTITTKVHSLLEGISNHFTKWNKHMMDTRDCQVSFTFGPCDYHQEVSLRVHLMEYITKQGFTIRNTRVHHMSERANENTVEHNWTFCRLARKTDD